In the genome of Podospora pseudocomata strain CBS 415.72m chromosome 7, whole genome shotgun sequence, the window ACCAATATGTTTTTGGAATCACTGCGCTTCTCCGCTGctcaccccttccctttctCGCCGCAATCAAAGACTTCGTCGATTGGGTCAGTGGCCaagtccatcatccccagATCCATGAGCAAGCTCCTTCGCGGAGGAAGGAACTCCTCGTCAAACGGGACCACCAATGGGAATGGCACCGCCAATGGAAGTGCGAGCTTGGCTCCAGGAAGCCCCAAGCCTTGGGGCCACGCTGCCGTCTTTCGACATCCCTTCTCAGCCCCCAAACGAGATCCTCACGAGTGTGATGGAAAGCATGACCACCCTGATGGCCCCTTGCCCCAGTTGTGGCAGTTTGCTCGGCCTTGGGGCCTGGGTTTGATCAGAAGTCCTACCAGTGTAGTGACCACTGTGGCCGGCAAGACCgttcggcgtcctggcctGTTTATGCGGGTTGATGAAGACACAAACGAAGATACCAGCGAGCCTTTGCTTGGTACGAGCGAGAGGATACACGCTTGTGTCAGGATCCGGTTGGCCtgtggagggttggggttagaTGACAAAGATGTCTGGACCTGCGATTCCCTCCTCAAGTCTGAGAcagctgaggagggtgacaagaggagaaaaggaGGCCCGTTATGGAAGTTGGAAAGGGGTAGCGCGCTGAGTAgcggcgaagaagaattCGTCAAGGCCTGGAGAATCCGGCCGAGAGAACTGACGCTTGGCACTGACGAGTATCCTGAGCGATGTATGTATCCTGTCGGAGAGTTTGATCATCACTGGAAGTGGGTTTATCAAAGGAAGGCGGTGGGGGAAGGCCAGGCTAGGGTGCCACAGGAGGTTGCTTTACCTGAAGAGCCGCTGGTGGGATATTGGGAGAGATATCTGCTTGCGCTTTTGGTCGGGGAGGCAGATGTGTGGCGGTTTGCTCAGCAGGAGATTGTTAATGGGAAGTAGCGGTGGATTGGATAATGGTCTGAGAGAATCTGTGCTGTCCGGGGTAGGTAGTTTAGCTTGGTGTTTGGTAGGATGGCAAAACGGGCAATGGAAGTGTGTGTTGTTTGCAAAGGAAAACCTCCGATGAGGTCTATGGGTTTCCGGGGCGAGGCAGAGGACCAACCATCCCTTCGTTAGACGTGTGCTTGAGGAGACTCTGCGAAATCACGGAGATCAGTGAAACCTTAGGAATCATGAGTCACATTCTTACTTTCCGCCTCTTCCACTACCTTATTCCATCCGTCCTCAATTTGACCCACCCCACAACAACCTTGCTCCTTGCCTTCAGAGTCAAATTttcaccatccacctcaaCAAATCAGCTTAACAAGCTGCGTGGCGCAGCGGAAGCGCGCCGGGCTCATAACCCGGAGGTCACTCGATCGAAACGAGTCGCAGCTAAATTATCGTTTGCTTTTTGCACTTTTCTCCCACGGCCTCTCAACACTTTCCTCGCCCGAATTACACACCTAGCGATAACCTCTAGTTAGGTACACGGACCAGCACGCGGATGCCATGGCGCTCTTATATTATGGTTTGCTTTTGCTTTCGATGTTTCATTGTCTTTCCTGACTTCCACTGTTGACTTCAAACATGGTACTTCCTGTATAAGACAGCCCGTGCATATCTATCTACGCAGCAGTAATACCATGCCTATGAGAAGGTTCACGCAGAGCCGCAACTTCATCGAGTTCGAGCCCGAAACTACCTGTGGCTACGGTCTGTCGGGAAATACATAGCGAGGTGGTgcaggaagatgaagagaaagagcaTGATAAGAAGTTCTGAGGCGACCATGATGGTTTGGACACCACAACTATATGGATATTTGCCACAGTTCCGGTCAAGCACCTCCAGCAAAGCAGGGGTTGCAGAGGAAATTTCTCCTTCTGTGATCCCAATCCATGGGGCGTTGTTAGGACGACCAGCAGCACGCCCACGGACCACTCGCAGTATAATGAAGAGATCAAAACCCAGGACTTTGCGAGCATATCACTTAAAACGGCGGCCGACTATGCCAGTTATGCCGAGCATCAGAAATACGACCTTGCGGAGACCGAGTGTAGGTAATTGGGTTGAGGGCTTGGATGACCTGGAACATGAAATGGAAGAGAGACTCGAGATGAAGGGTGAACCGAGAAGGAAACGGAGATTTTTGGCATTCAAGAAGAGGGATCGTGGGGAGTGTCGCCTCAAGTGTTGGCGCGACTCTAATGATTGAACAGGAGTGAAGAGAgcaaaagaagcagaagggCGTTGATGAGTGAGTAGCTAGGCGTCTAGACCGCCACGGAACAAAATCCAGCCAGCCAGTGCCGACTTTTTTACTTCACTGGAAATGTTCAATTCAAAGTGTCACGAAGTGAGCCAGTTATAGAATTTAACACCTTTCAAGTCACTCCTTGGAAAGAGCAACTGTCCAGAAACTTAGAGGTTAGTATGTACTTATTAAAATCTCAAGGACCATTAGGCACCTATCCTCAGCTCTGTTGTAAAGCCTACTCCTGCCAACCGAGATCCAGATAGCGACATCGAGTTAGAACAGACATTGCACAAGATGCATGAGGCCAGGACTCGACGTAAAATGGTCGCTAGGCGGAGTCCGGAGATGGAACCAAAGGAACAAGTGAATATGGAAGGTTCGGCTCTAGGTTTTCATCCGAACTATTCCAAGCCTCTAGAAAGTCGCTCCCAACCCCCTACGGCCCGCCTGCAACCACGAGAGTCACGAGAAGAGCCCGTGAGCCCGAAAATTCTGCTTTGGACAAGGTAAGAGCAACTGTTCAGGGAGGTGAGCACAGGTGAATACCCCCAAAAAGAGGGCCCCCAGGTGAACTACGGGTCTGGGCGTCTTCAGTCCTCTATAAAGGCagcgtcctcctccttcttctcttctcccccatcctACTCTCTCATCACATCCTCATCCGGGGACCGGAACTGGAACTTTCTTCGCTTATCCAGCCGTTCACCTTCATTGCCAAACATCGCATTTGCCTTTCATCAACGTCTTACTCTTCACCATCAATCAAACCTACCTTATTTCATTACCTACACTTCATCACGATGGGACCTTCCGCTTCTTCAAACACCTTGTGTCTCGAGCACCACTGGGCCTTCGGGATGCTTCTCAAACTCAGCCAGCAGCCTTCCTGCGTTTACGACAAGCAAACTGAGATGGCCATCAGAAACGGCTGGGAAGACCCTCCGgctgggtggaaggggaCCGTATCACCCAACACAACAGGTAGCAGAACCTTCACACAGGACAACACAGCCCAACCCACAGTCGAGCACGTCGAGCACGTCACACCGCCCAAGAAAGTCTTTTACGACCCGGATGACGTCTTTGGCTCATCACACGCCTTTGACACTGCGGCCCAGAAGCGCGGCTCTGCCCTATTCGACTTGGAGGCCGGCGAAGACAGCGCGAGGGTCTTCCTCAAGACCCCCGCCGATTTCAACAAGTACGCCGCCAATATGAAAGATAAGCGGCCCCTGCTCCAGTTCACGAGGAGAATGCGGAGGTTTGACCCCGACGTCGACCTCGATCTTCGTTTGCAGAAGAGGCGAGAATCCATCGTTCGGATGAAGAGGTTCTCACACAAATCCCAACACTTTGAGcctgaggagaagaaggacgatAGCGAGGACGACAGCCACTCCGACCAAGATCATCACTCGGGCTATTTGAAAGAAGGTCATTCGGAGAAGCAACACCTCGATGAGTTTGACGCCAGCGACGATGAGACGGACTCCGATCAGGACTACCACACTGGCTACTTGAAAGAAGGCCGTTCAAACAAGCAAAAGCGCGATCAGGCGGACACCAGGGAGATTCGCGTTCTTGATGGCGAGACGTTcacttggtggtggtagagaGCAGTTTCTTCCGCCAACTGTTGAGGAGTGCCGCCATCTGCGAATGAAGCACACACCCACGCACAAACTGTGGAGCAGTGTGAAAAGATCCACTCGTATAGAAGACCTCGGTTTCCAGGTATGTCATCTGGCAAAAGATTCCGCCCAAGTTGAAACTAACGGAAATGACAGCGAACCAAAAACAGATATCgagacgaggaagggggacAGGACACGATGGAGGCAGGAACGACGCGATTGAGGAAGGAGCGACTGGGGAGCCCATCTGAACATAGGGCAGCATTTGTATATAGCATGAATTGGCGATACATAACAGCTTGATCATGGCCCCGAGGTGGATGAACTGTTCTCTCCGCTTAGTCCTGCCTCATTGCTACCCGGTCTTGTCAGGGCTGTGTTCAAAGAAACCCTCAAGTGGTCGGTCATCGTAGACGGTGTGTTGAAAAGGTGTCTGGCGAGGTGGAGTAAGAATATACAagctccttgtcctcctgaCGGCCGTATAGGCACAAATCATATTTGGGGACAAGTCCCTCAATCTGAAATTGGAGAGAACGTCAAGGTCTTTGGCGAAAACCAAGAGTCCCGCCGTCCACAgcgcttctcctcttcgGGTGGAAAATCGGTCAGAACGTAAGAGCGGCGCTCTGTAAGCCCATGGGACTTCAAATTCAGACGAATGGTACAGTCGTTTCCGTTTCACTACTGTTCGGTGATATTGACCCCTAGCCCATCACACATATTGGTTTCGGTGAAATGGAATCCTTCCCGCATGAGACATGGGATGTCGTCGCTGGCGACCAAGAGAACTGCGCACCATGCTGCGTTGTACGTGTTCATGCCATGGGGTAATATTGTAAATTTGATACTGAAAGTGGGACAACGTTGATTCCAAATTGCTGCCAATTTGGTCTTCGAGTCCGTGGTCATGGTGCCCGCAGATGGCTTCTCCTCAGTCGATTCCATCATCTCAGTATCGCGAAGTTGGTCCAGGAATCCGGATCATGCCAATAGGTGTTTTACATGGGATCAATAAACCCTTCAGCTCTTTTGTGTGAGCCTTGCTCACAGCCCTAATCAGAAGCCAATGGTGGTGGAATTTGCTCATTCAGACGCAGAACTTTGGAAGAGGCGCTGCTAGGCGAGAGCAGGCATTGTGCCACGACAGCCTTCATAACCACAAGGTCACAAATTTGCTCGTGTTCTTTGAGCACACTCAACAGCCGCACCGAAGGAGGttaccacaaccatcacatGTCACCGCCGACGTCGGGATATTTTTTCTCCCCCTCGCCCGCGAGTGCCGTCCAGAACAATGCGGGGAAGATAGCGACCGGGCCGACACAAGCTTCTTGGTTCTCTCTAGCTCCCTCCACAGCCCGCACTTCCCCGGACTAAAGAAGTGGAGCCCCATCCTTTTTCCCGGAGCCAGGGCGGAGCATCCGTCCTCAACATCGGGATGATCCCGTCTTGTTGGACCCCCTTCCCGGCCGGCAGATGGTGTTTCTGTCGTCACTGCCCTCGGACGTTTGTTCGCGACGCGATGGGGGCACGCAATCTCTTGGCCCGGTGTCCGGTGGGGAGTAACAGCTGCACTCACTTCGCGATGATTGCCAGCCAGTACATGTGTAGGACAGGAATCGCACAACAGACTTATATACGCTGGCTTACCTATGCTCTTGCACTTGCCGATCCCTGACTCGGCCTTCTAGATTTCTCACTTACAGCCAACCCCAGCTCAACACCGGTCTTATTCCCCCACCTTCTGCTGTCGATCATatctaggtacctaccttatcCAAGCATTCACACGCAATGACACCAGAAGAAAGAGTCCCCGTCCTCATCGCGGGCTCAGGCTCAGCAGGCCTCTGCGCGGCCGTTTGGCTGGCCCGCTTCAACATCCCCTACAAGATCCTCGAGCGCCGCAATGGCCCCCTCGAGATTGGACAGGCAGACGGCGTGCAGACCCGCACAGTCGAAATCTTCGACTCGTTCGGGATAGCAGAGGAGATGCTCCGGGAGGCCTACCACGTGCTGGAGATTGCCTTTTGGTCCGCCCCCGACGCTGAGAAGGGCATCAAGAGGGCCAAGTACGAGGCCGACAAAGAGACCGAGATCAGTCACCAGCCGCACGTCATCCTCAATCAGGCGAGACTCAACGAGTTGATgacggggttgttggggtcgaACCCACCGATTGAGTACCGATGCGAGGTGAagaatgtggtggtggatgagaatGCGGATAGCAACGATTTGGAGTCTTACCCGGTCAGAGTGGATGCTGTTCGGGATGGAGTTCAGAAGACGTATCGGGCGAAATATGTGCTTGTATGTCTGCCCCTTCAAACGCCATGGGTGCGGAATAAGCAACATCGTACTGACTGGGTAAATAGGGCTGTGACGGCGCACACAGCATCGTCAGGAAATCCCTCGGCTTCAAGATGGTGGGCGACAGCTCAGACGCGGTCTGGGGTGTCATGGACATCTACCCCCGCACAAACTTCCCAGACATTCGCAAAAAGGCGGTCATCAACTCAGCAGTCggcaacatcctcctcatcccgaGAGAGGGCGACTCCATGGTCCGCTTCTACACCGAGCTCCCGGCAGGCACCAAAGTCAGCGATGTCAGCCTCGAAAAGCTGCACGACCACGCCCGCAAGGTGTTTCACCCCTATGAGATGGAGTTTGCGGAGACTTTCTGGTGGTCAGCCTACTCCATCGGTCAAAGAAGAGCCGACTTCTTCCACCAAGATCACCGTGTGTTTTTGACAGGTGATGCGTGTCACACTCACTCTCCCAAAGCCGGTCAGGGTATGAACGTCAGTCTGCAGGACGGCCACAACATTGGATGGAAGCTTGGGATGGTCCTGCAGGGCCTTGCACGCCCAGATATTCTCGAGACGTATGTGCTTGAACGGGAGCGGACGGCTACCGAGCTGATCGACTTTGACCGCAAATTCACAAAGCTCTTCAACACCAAGTACCGCCAGGAACACGGCATAACGGCGGGGATGTTTGCGGAGCAGTTCACCAAGGCGGGCAGGTACACGGCTGGCCAGGCTGTGCAGTACGATGCGTCTGCCATAACCGATATTGGAGAGCACGACAAGGAGTTGGTGGCAAAGGTGACAGTCGGCATGAGGTTTCCCACGGCGCAAGTGGTGCGGTCGTGTGACGCCAAGGCCATGCAGCTTGTGAAGGGGCTGCCAGCGAACGGGCAGTGGTATATCGTGGTGTTCTCGGGAGATCTGTCGCAGCCCGAAgcgatgtcgaggttggaCAAGGTGAGTTTTGATACAACGTCTTGGAGGATGGAGGTTCTGATGCTGATGTCACCGCCAACAGATCTCTTCAACACTCTCCCAAACAGTCCAGCGCCTCACGCCGACTGGTGTGGACCCAGATGGCGTGATCGACCGGATATTGGTGACAGCGGGCGACAGGAAGAAGGTTGAACTGGACACCATCCCGGATTTCTTCACACCGGTAACCGGGAagtggaagatgaagaaTCTGGGCAAGATCTATGCCGATGATGAGAGCTACAACTCGGGACACGGCCATGCGTATGAGGCTTATGGAGTCGATGCTTCCAAGGGCGCCATTGTGGTCGTGCGGCCTGATCACTGTGAGTACTTTCTTTCTGTTCGTGTGTGGAGCTTCGGGTGGATGCTGACGATTACCGAAACTAGATGTTGCCAAGGTTTGCAGGTTGGAGGATGTCGAGTCTCTGGGAAGCTTCTTTGAGGGCTTCTTGGTGCCTGCTAGAAGTTGATGAGGCACTCAAGAGGTTGAGAATAGTGTAAAATATAGGTTTCCCATAATGATCTTTGTGAACTCCAACGTCTGTATTATGTGCCAAGCTTGTCCGTGGTAGATTGTGTCCCATGCCCTGCTCCTAAATCCGAAACTTTTGTCTATCCTGTTCAGACACATGTAGACTGAAGACTGACCCAGTAAGCCCCACAGAGCTGAGCCTCAAACCAATGTTCTTAAGCAATACCAATTCTACCTCTGAGGGGGCTTCCAGAGTCCCCTTCGAATTCAAGCCAAATTAGCACTCTGAGATCCTTAAAAAGAAGAGTAAGCTAAGACTCACTCGCGACCAGCATCCGCATTGCTTCTCTGACGCTTATCTTGCTGCTGAACAACCTGTTCGAGCCGATGCCGCTTCTGCTCTTGGGCCGAGCTGCTTTGAGCAGCCTTTTGGGCTGGTGACTTGCGCGATCTTTCGAGATAGTTGACTGCCCAGGCCGTCGAGAAGACCAGCTTGACGCCGATGACCGTCTTGAGGGGGCGATCCATAGCCATCTTGTCTGCTTGAGTGGAACGGTGTAGTAGAGTCACCAGTGTGGATGTCGATGGGAGAAAAAACGGGTCAGAGAGGCGCGGTCCGGCTGATGAAGCTACCGTGGTGAAGTAGGTAGTGCGTCGTGAGTCCGGTACGGTTGTCTGGTGAAATTTCGTGGAGTGTTGTTGAATTTCTTGTTGTGGTGGACAGACAAGACTTTGTGCTCAAGGTGAAAAGCTTGTAAGTTGGCGGAAAGCCACAGGAAGTTTGGAATGGGCCGGTACCTaagtggagaggaagaggaggctgttggtgaCATGGAGACAAATCTGACACCGTTGAGCTAACAAAGTCTATTaagagaagaggaaatgCTGCAGAAACAAGATATGGTATCTATAGGTTAACAACCAAAACAGACAAGAGCCAAGAAAGCCCCCACGAGTCCATCAGGACAGAAATTTCAGTACTGGTCAGATATTAGTATGTAATGGCAGCCATCCTCCTGAGCCACTCTCCAGCTTTCTCTCCTTCGATCAGGTTCTCAAAGATCCACCTCCCGACATCCTCCCGACTGATGGTATAGCCAACTGCCTTACTCTCCACCACTCCCTTGATTGGATCCTCCTTCCCGGCTCTGATCTCCCGCTTGGGACCATCTTTGGCACCGTCAACAAATAGACTTGGCCTCACAATGGTCCattcctcctcactctcGACCAAAGCGTCTTCCatggccttcttgtccttgtggGGAACCTTCAGACCGACATGATACAACGGaacaaacaacaacggcACATCCCGCCCAAAGTCGGATACGCCTGTGGAGCTGAGGGCAACAATCCGCGGCTTGCCCTGCAGGTTGTGCTCTGTTCTGGTCTTCTGCAAGGCGGCCAAGACGGTCTTGATGCCATTTTCGCACACGTGAGCGTCGTCCATGCCCATCTTGGACAGGTTGAAGTAGGCGCCGATGGAGAAGACGATCACATCTGGGAGGCCCTGGCGGGGCGAGGACGGTGAAGGGAGAAGGGCGCGGAGAACAGCGTCGACGTCGTGAGCATTGCCCTGCTCTATCCGCAGCAACTTCTGGTCAACTTCGGCCGGGATCTTGTCGGAGAGAGTGGAAGGTGTGCGGCAGAGGGCTGTGCAGGAGTGGCCGGCAGCGAGGGAGCGCTGGAGGGCAGAGAAGCCTACGCCTCCGGTtgcgccgaggaagaggatggactTGGACATTGCGAGGTGAGGATAGAGGTTGATAAGTAATGGAAGGTATATAGGTCGTGGTGGAAGCGTTTAATAACTCGGGTCAGTAGGGCTGATGAGAATCTTTTGGTCAGTCAGGTTCTTGGAAGAAGACAAGAGGGAGGAAGTTGCTCCCTTTTATTCCCCCAAGTCGCATCCGGCACTCGCAAGACGGACACGCCATCTCTGTCTTTCTTGTCCGATTCGAGGTAGATCTCTCGAGAAGGTGACGCCAGCAAACAATGcgcctccaccagcagcgggatgatggatgatggtgataaATATTgcgccgtggtggtggtttggtcTTTCACAGGGGCCTAGAATGCGACGTTGGCGCACACAGAGTCGGGGGTCCATCGCAACGTTCCTCCGATTGCTCCACTGTGGCTTTTTACTAGAGATTTCATTGGCCAGTCAGTCGATCCGAAGCCGTCTTGGCAAGCCACCCCGCCAAGAGCTGTCAGGATGACACGGACGGGATGAACACTCACAAATCCGactctctttctcttcggCGAT includes:
- a CDS encoding hypothetical protein (EggNog:ENOG503NX7X; COG:C; COG:H), which encodes MTPEERVPVLIAGSGSAGLCAAVWLARFNIPYKILERRNGPLEIGQADGVQTRTVEIFDSFGIAEEMLREAYHVLEIAFWSAPDAEKGIKRAKYEADKETEISHQPHVILNQARLNELMTGLLGSNPPIEYRCEVKNVVVDENADSNDLESYPVRVDAVRDGVQKTYRAKYVLGCDGAHSIVRKSLGFKMVGDSSDAVWGVMDIYPRTNFPDIRKKAVINSAVGNILLIPREGDSMVRFYTELPAGTKVSDVSLEKLHDHARKVFHPYEMEFAETFWWSAYSIGQRRADFFHQDHRVFLTGDACHTHSPKAGQGMNVSLQDGHNIGWKLGMVLQGLARPDILETYVLERERTATELIDFDRKFTKLFNTKYRQEHGITAGMFAEQFTKAGRYTAGQAVQYDASAITDIGEHDKELVAKVTVGMRFPTAQVVRSCDAKAMQLVKGLPANGQWYIVVFSGDLSQPEAMSRLDKISSTLSQTVQRLTPTGVDPDGVIDRILVTAGDRKKVELDTIPDFFTPVTGKWKMKNLGKIYADDESYNSGHGHAYEAYGVDASKGAIVVVRPDHYVAKVCRLEDVESLGSFFEGFLVPARS
- a CDS encoding hypothetical protein (EggNog:ENOG503P2V6; COG:S); this encodes MSKSILFLGATGGVGFSALQRSLAAGHSCTALCRTPSTLSDKIPAEVDQKLLRIEQGNAHDVDAVLRALLPSPSSPRQGLPDVIVFSIGAYFNLSKMGMDDAHVCENGIKTVLAALQKTRTEHNLQGKPRIVALSSTGVSDFGRDVPLLFVPLYHVGLKVPHKDKKAMEDALVESEEEWTIVRPSLFVDGAKDGPKREIRAGKEDPIKGVVESKAVGYTISREDVGRWIFENLIEGEKAGEWLRRMAAITY